Genomic window (Methanococcus voltae):
TTTAATTAATTTTTAGGTATTATATTATAATATATATAATAATCTATGATTTAAGAAATATAAATGATATGTATAAAAAATGTAAAATCATATTATAAAAAAAGTAAATAATTTTATTAATTATAATTTTATTAAATATCAATTATTCAATATCAATTATTCAATATCAATTATTCAATATCAATTCCTTTTTTAATTGAAACTTCCGATTTAGGGAGCACCAACGTTAACATTCCGTTTTCAAATTTAGCTTTTGAATCGCTCTCTTTTACAGGTGATTGTAAAGTAATCATTCTGTAAGCATCTTCTTCTGAAGACATTTCATTATATACGACGTTTTCTGATTCCGTAATTGCTAAAGGTTCTCTTTTAGCTCTTAATTCAATTGAATTTCCAACTGCGTTTATTATAATGTTGTTTTTTTCAACCCCTGGTAAAAATGCCATAATTTTTATTGACTCATCACCGTCAATAACTGTAATCGGCATAAATCCTTCACCCTGAATTTCCAAATTACCTATTTTTACATGTTTTTTTGAACCAAAAGAACCAAATGAGGAGCTAATATCTCCCATTCCAGTCATAAATCCCATAGATTTTATAATATCGAAAGGGTCCGTATCTCTTCCAAACATGTATACCACCTCTATTATAGCATATTTTAACTTATTTGTTATTATGTTATTACTTTGAAGTTCTATATATACCTTTTGGTTGTGGTTTGTTAAATTAAATGTTATTAAATAGATATTATTTTATATAGTATAATATTATCTTTATTTTATTATTTTATGGATAGTATATTTTATATTCAAAAATATATTTATATTTTTAAGTATATTTTTATTGTTATTAATACCATAACAATATTATGGAATAACCCACAAATCAATAAATAATTACAATACATTTTAAAATA
Coding sequences:
- a CDS encoding Hsp20/alpha crystallin family protein: MFGRDTDPFDIIKSMGFMTGMGDISSSFGSFGSKKHVKIGNLEIQGEGFMPITVIDGDESIKIMAFLPGVEKNNIIINAVGNSIELRAKREPLAITESENVVYNEMSSEEDAYRMITLQSPVKESDSKAKFENGMLTLVLPKSEVSIKKGIDIE